GCTGACCGTATTCATCGCCCTGGTACGTCACCGGAATTCCCGGAATGGTTTGGTTAAAGGCATGAAACATGCTCAAACGGTCGTAGGCAAAAGCCTGAGGATCTTCAATTTCCCGGGTCCAGCCTGCCAGTTTACCGTCTTCACTCCAGCTTACTTCCCCACTGGTTAGGGTGATAAACCGGGTTTTGTCGTGATTGCCGGAGATATAGCCCATCAGGTTGTGGTAACCGTAATAGTTAAAACTTTCCTGTAGTTGCGTTTCCAGTCCTTCAAAAGAGTTACCCTGCCCGAAGGTATTCAGTCCGGCATCATACAAACTGAAATCAAACTGAGCATCCAGCATCCCGGAGTTGATGTAACTTGCAATCAGCTCACGACTTCCATAAGTCTCTCCAATCTGGAAAATTTGTCTTCCGGTAGGTATTGTTACAGAATCTTTGATCTTACGGGTGAGCGTTCTCCAGAATTCCAGCTGAATATGCTTGGTGGCATCGTGGCGGAATCCATCCAGCTCAAAATCTTTAACCCAATAAAGTGCAGAATCCGTCATCGTTTCAATGACTTCTTCCCGGGAAAAGTCCAGTGTGGGCATGAAGGTATCGAACCAGGTGGTGAGTCTCTGCTCGTCCCAAAGCTCCGTATTCAGCCGTCCGTCAGGCAAATAAAGCTCGGTTGCCCAATCCGGGTTTCGCTGATATACAGGATGAAGTTCATGCACGTGATTGGCTACATAATCAAGAATCACATTCATCCCGTTTTGGTGGGCTACATCCAGCAGCTCCCTGAATTCCTCTTCCGTACCAAAACGGTCGTCCACTTTGGATGATGACACCGGCCAGTAGCCATGATACCCGGAGAAAGTTGTTGTCACCCCTCCTTTATCCCACAGTCCATAGGCATCTTCCGGATTCTGGGTGATGGGAGAAAGCCACAGCGTATTCACTCCGATATCCTGGAAATATCCGCTTTGGATAGTTTGAGTGATTCCCGCAAAATCACCCCCGTAATAATTGGCTTTAGGGTGAATTTGAGGATCATCCACTTTTCGGGTATTCGCAGGATTACCGTCTTTAAAGCGGTCAATCAACACGAAATACATATTCCAGTTGTGGTTATCGTGGCGAGTGAGTTCTCCGGTATCCCGTATCACCTTTCCGTAGCTCAGTGGAATTAATACATCATTAGAAAGCCGGCCGTTTTCGTAAGTCCAGGCCCGGATATGAGACCGCTCCATCCTTTGAGCATTAGCCGGGATCTCAAAACTGAGAATGTTGTCTTTGTAGCGTGTTTCCAGCTGGAAATTTTCCCAGAATATAATCGTGTTTTCTGTGGCCGGAGTTTTGAGATAAACTACCGGCTCAGAGTGGTCGTAAGTTTCCAGCATGGGCTTCTCAGCCTCCACATCACCAACAGTCAGAACGGAGTTCGTTCCTCCCATACCGTTGCTTACGGTATTAGGATTAGCAGGATCCGGTGTTTCCTTTCCATCCAGCATCAGGATGTATTGATAAACTCCTTCATTCACCAGCATCGTGGTTTTCCAGATACCGTTCTCTTTTGTAAAAGGGGCAGCAGCCGGATTCCAGTTATTCATTTCACCTTTTAACTGAACCGTTTCATACTGCTTTCCTTCCGGGTCAAAGGTGATGGTAACTTCCTGCTTGTTCGACTTTTTGAGGAGGATATCGTACCCATAGCCATCCACCCAAAAAGTCATAACGCCCAGGGGATTGTCTAACGAACCTGATAAAACCACCTCTTCTCTGTCCTGAGACAACACTGCAGACAGTGAAGCCGGCACAACAACTGAATCGATGAGTGAGGGAGAAATAAAGTAATCGGCTGTTATGATGGTGGTTTTATCAAATTCGAGACTAATGGGGGAAGCCTGCCCGATGATCTGTGAGTCTTTCGGTGCATCTATGTAAGAAGAACACCCCATTGCCCATAAGGCTAATGCTGCTATTGTAAACTTTAAAATCTTATTCATCATGGACACCTGATATTATTTGACCAGCATCATTTTTTGTGTGAAAACCTCATCCCCTGCCTGCAAACGATAGATATACATCCCGCTGCCTAAATTATCTGCATTAAAACTCACAGAATAAGAACCGGCGGCTTTTCTTCCGTTCACGAGCTCTGTCACCTTTCTTCCCAAAACGTCAAATACTTCCAGCTTTACCACTCCCGTTTTGGCTACATCAAAGGCAATAGTGGTAGTTGGGTTGAAGGGATTCGGGTAATTCTGTTTGAGCCGAAAGGAATCCGGCAGATCATTCCCGGATGCGGTTTCAGCAGATGTCAGCAATCCTTCCTCGGGAGTTTCAAACTGACTGGTGGTATAAATCCTGAACTCGCCAGGAGTAAGCGTAAACGTCATATTCGGATCCCCTACGGTAATGGAAGTCCCCTCAAAGAAGTTATACCACTCACCCGATGCCGGAAAAGTCACCTCTGCATCGGCTTCAGTAACTCCAAAATTCCCGACTACTAAAGCATCCGAATCCTCATGCTGCAGAACATATATTTTAATGGCTTCACTAAGTTTATATGAAGAAGCATCAGGATTGGTAAACACCGGACTGCTTTTTCTGAGGTTGATCAACGAACTCCAGGTTTTATATACCTTCAGTCGCTCATTATCGTCATAATAATTCCACCGGATGGGTTTCTCGCTTACTCTTCCCGGATCACTGGCCAGGCAATCCCCATTAGATCCCCCACCTGGTTTCAGGCATTCATCTTCGCCCCATCCATAGCCGAGTTCACCGAATTGCCACATCATTTTTGGCCCAGGCATCGGGAAGAAAAAAGCACCCACCAGCTTTTGGCGAGCCAGTGCGGTTCCTAAATCTTTGATGTCATAATTACCGGATGAATTTCCGAATTTCTTCTTTTTCAGCATCAGCCACTGTTCATCATGGCTTTCCATATACCCGACAAGGTGCCGTTGCTGGAAAGTGCTTCTGGATTCAGAAAGCACCCCAAACAAATTGGACTTACCATTCTCATTGTACCCCATGGAGGCTTCCCCGTAGGCAAAATTCATATTGCCCCAAAGCATCACCCCTTTGCCTTCATGAACCCGGTAGTTGGCCCACTCTTTCTCTTCGTTTTCGGTTCCCAGATGCTCAAAAATCACTATAAAATCAGGATCGGCCGCCCATTGATAGTCGGCGTATTTTTTTAACAGGTCAACCCGATCTTGTTGGTAAGCACTTGTACATGAACCATTACTTTCGGTACAGTTTTGAGTAAAGCCTTTGGTCAAATCCCATCGGAATCCATCAATCTTATACTCATTGATCCAGTGCTCAATCATCCGTTTTGTGTAGTACTGAGTCGCAGAATACGAATGATCAAAATCGTTGAATACATTAGATGCGTGTCGAGGCTGTGAGTTGAAATAATACTCATCATCATTGCCATAAAGCTGATAAAGCGGATTTGCACCGGTGGCATGATTCATTACCACATCCAGAATAACGGCCATGTCTCTTTTGTGGGCTTCATCCACAAACTTTTTAAAAGCAGTTGGTGTACCGTAAAATTTATCGAGGGCCAGGTGATGGTTGGGGTTATATCCCCAGCTCAGGTTTCCGTCAAATTCACTGACGGGCATCAGCTCAATGGCGTTCACTCCCAGGTTTTCGAGGTAATCAAGCGTGTCAGTTAACGTCTGGAAGTTTTTTGTTGAAAGAAAATCTCGGACCAACAATTCGTAAATCACCAGCTCGGTTTTCTTCGGCCGCTGATAATCGGTTGCCTCCCATTGGTATTCATCTCTTCCCGGCTGAAGAACGGTTACCCATCCCTGGGTTTTATCTGACGGGTAAGCTAAAAGGTTGGGAAAGGTTGATTCCGGAATATACTGGTCATTAAACGGGTCGAGCACCAATTCAGAATAGGGATCCGAAATCCGCAGTTCGCCATCAACAAGGTACTGCATACCGTATTCCTCACCGGGCGTTAATCCGGTAATTTCAATCCAGTGCCATACGCTGTCGGGATTCAGTGAATCTTTTTTCATGAGGAAGTCCTCATTCACTTTCCACTCGTTGAAATTCCCAAGCACAAACACGTAATCTTTGCCTGGGGCAAATAAAGAAAGCGTAGCTGAGGTACCGTCCTGACTGTAAGAAATCCCATCCTGAAGTCCCTGAGGACGATCGGCTTTTTCCGGGCTCACATCCGGTAAATAGGCAAAAGTGACCGAATCAGTCCGTGTAGCACCCGATTCGGTAACGGCTACCAGTTTAATAGTGTTTTCCCCTACCGTTAGTGAAGCAGTGGATAGATCCGTAATTGAAAATAACTGCCGATCGGTATCATAATTTCCGGCAAAAGAACTTACTGAGTTTCCATTCACAATAAATTCCGAAGCATTCAGGTCAATGGGATCGCTATCGGTTGAGGCAACGGTTGCCCAGATCTCATCCTCTTCGCCCACAATTTGGTTATTGGAAGGCTGAAGCTGAAAAATAAGCGGAGTTGTTACTTCGATGAATGAGTCATTGTTATTGCCGATAGCAATATCGTTTAGCGGATCGGTAAACCACTGCCATTCCGAGCCGCTGGCGTTGTACTGCTCATGAAATTTATAAGCATATCCTGATTGGCCCTCATAAGTTGAGGTGCCACCGCCAACCGTCAGGCTAATGGTTTTATACCAAAACCCGTTGGCCTGATCTTCTTGCATTAAGGAACCGTCGGTTGTACTAATCCGGCCACTGCTGTTGTTCCCCCAGTTATTAAACTCACCGGGCACGAAAGCCCTCACGGCATCATCGTTGGAATAATATCGGAAGGTGACGTCAATGGTATTTTGTGCTACAGATATACTTTGAGTTAACAAAAAGACGAGCAGTAGTGATATTGACTTCAAGTACTTCATGGAGCTTAGGTTAAGCGTCAATTTTCTTTCCGTTTACTTCGGTGGAAGTTCGGGTAATTAATTCCGGCGTATAAATGGTTTGGGAGATAGCCTTATCCGGTTTATTCATCCGTTCAATAAGGTTTTGAGTGGCAAAAAAGCCCATATCTCTCATAGGCTGACGAATGGTGGAAAGGCCCATATACTCAGCCAGTTCAATATCATCGTAGCCGATTATGGGAATTTGTTTGCCGGTATCCTGCATGGCTTTCAGTGCACCCACGGCCTGAATATCTGAGGCGCAAAAACAGGCTTCCGGCATCGGATCCATCGTCAGAATTTTAATCATGGCCTCATAGCCTGCCCGTTCGGTAAAACCGTCCCGATACATGGTATCTCCGGTAATCACCAGATTTTTGTCAAAGGCAATTCCAAATTCGTCCAGGGCTTTTTTGTATCCAACGATACGATCCTTAATAGGCTGAGAAGTCTCCAGAGCCGAAAGCATGGCAACTCTCTCATACCCCTTTTTAAACAAGCTTTTTGCAGCCCTGTAGGCACCCTGGGCATTATCAACACTCACAGAATCGAATCCCTCATAGTGTTCATCCACGAGGGTGATGGGTACATTATACTTCTGGAGTTTGCTCCAGTCTTTATCGTTCAGGTGAATGGAAATAAAGAGATACCCTTCTGCCCATCTGCGTTTAAGAACGTGCTCTACCTGCTCCTGAATATCTTTATTCGGGGAAATGTTAAAGATGCTGAGTTCGTAGTTTTCTTCACTCAGCTTATCCTGAATCCCTCCCAGTACTTCCATAAAGAAGTAGTTCGAGATAACCGGCACCACAATCATCACCGTATTATTCTTACGGCTGGCGAGTCCCTGTGCAAATGCCTGCGGGTGATACCCCATTTCGTCTGCAACAGCCAGAACTTTCTTCTTGGCTTTGTCAGATACGTTGGCGCTGTTATTGAATACACGGGAAACCGTGGCAATACTAACACCTGCTTTTTTTGCGATATCGTATATAGTTGCTGGCAAATCGAGTGTGTTTTTGAGAAAAACGCAGGCACCGGTCAAAGTACCTGCGAATAAAAGACTTATTATCGAGTAATCAATCTACTTGATTAACATCATTTTCTTGTTCTGGGTAAATGTACCTGCCTCAATTCGGTAGAGATACATTCCAGATGCAAGTTTAGACGCATCGAACTGAACCGTATGCTGTCCGGCAGTCATGCGACCATTTACTAATTGAGCTACTTGCTGTCCAAGAATATTGTAAACCGTCAACGTAACCTGAGTTGCAGATGGCAACGTGAAGTTAATGTTCGTTGTCGGGTTGAATGGGTTTGGATAGTTCTGGCTCAGTGAGAATTCTTCCGGTGTAGTAGTGATATCTTCGTTTTCGTTAGAAACAACTACATCGTTATCACCTTTACCACCACGTCGTACTACAACGGGTCCTTCGGTAGTAGCAAGGATGTATTCGTCATACAAATCATCATAAACTGAATCTCCGCGAACGAATCCACCAAACACTACTTCTACTTTAGAACCGCCGATACGAACATTGTGGTCAGCTCCGAAGCCAGCTTCGTTGTCATATCCGTTGATACCTAATTTAAAGGCACCTACACGGGCATCTCCGGCTACAAAAGACTTGGTTAACGTCCACAGAGAGTCTCCGGCAACTGCGTCGTTACCTTCTCCGCTGTCATTAAACTTCAGGTCTTCAGCTCCACCAAGAACAGGTCCCCAGTCTTCCCATCCACCGGCTAACAGAGGTCCGTTACCGGAAAGGAAATTAATGGTTGAATCCTGTCCACCACCGGCTTGAACATCAGCAGGAAGTGCTGAACTATCTGCAAGGTGGTAGTAAGCTGCACGAAGATCTACCTCAAATACAACATCGGTATCTTCAGAGAATACATCGTTAGGTGTAATTCCATCGAAGTAAGGGATATTACCATCAGGAGCGTTCTGAGCCAGGTATCGGCCTTCAAACAATCCTTCTTCAGTCACAGTGATCATTTTGTTATCACCACTTTCCCATGTCACAGATTCATCATCATTCACAATAGTGAATTTATATGCGTAGGTACTTGGGATCGGTTTATCAGTACTGAAAGTAACAGAACCTTCATAGATACCTTCTGTCTGTGACTCGGTTAGGTTATAAACTCCAGCACTCCAGTCAGCTTCGAATGCACCAGTTACAGAAACGGATTCAGTTTGTGGGTCGAAGTTTCCGTTTAGCTCCTGAATTGACATATCTACCTGGAAGAATAACTCAACTTCACCAAAAGTAGCGTTGTTTAAGTCATCATAATCAAACTCAGGCTCTTCAGCTCCGAGGGTAGAATCCATACTTACCGTAAATGTGCGGTTGTCGCCTCGACTTTCATAACCACCATTAATTCTACCAGAATTAGAGTAGATGTGGAATTTGTAGGCGTAATCGCCCGGTGACAGAATGAGAGCTTTGGTATAAATACCATCTTCATCACTGTCTGTTAAAGTATCAGCAGCAGTATCCCAGGCGCTCATTGAACCAGGGATGGTAACAAAATCTTCGCCCGGAACGAATGCAGCGGAGTCGATGATATCGTTCATATCAGCCTGGAATGTAATTTCATAGCCAAATGTGTGCATTCCAAGATCAGAAAAGTCGTTCTCATCTTTTACAATCCATTCTGAAGATGCAGCATCGGTGCCAAAAGATGCTAAAGCAGTAGTGTTACCACTAAATACGTTAGACTTTCGTACCAGGGTGTGATTTTGTGTACCGTTTGATACACCGGCAACATCCCAACCACTTCCGGGATCATTGTCAGGGTCACCAAACACATCTATAATTGTTGTGTCTGTTCCTGAAATATGGATGACAGCACGTGCATCGTCTCCATTATGATGAACCACACTTGGAAAACTTAATACCTCGTTTGCCATGCTTGTGTCATATAGTGCAGAATCGATTGAGCTGTTTGCCAGAACATATGTTTGATATGGTGCAAGACTTGCTCCTGTTGGAAATGTATGATAATACTCCCAACCACCGCCGTTTACCGATTGTGCTATTTGATAGTCATCTAAGGTGAGTGTATCACCACTCGCATTAAATAACTCGAGCGCCTTGTTATTACTTGAGCCTTCTACGTACTCAGAAATAATAAGGGCGTCCTGCGCCTGTACATTTACAAACCCTAAAAGGGCGAAAAGTACAGCACTGAATAAGGTTGTAACCTTTTTCATAGTTGCTCCTATGTTTATTGTTATTGTTTCTGCGTGTGCAGTTTCTTATTAAAAATCTATTTGTAAGGTCCACAATATGGGATCTTCCAAATACTCATGGGTCATATAGGTCGCTCCAAAATTGGCGCCTATCCCGTTAAAATCATACTTCAGGCCAAATCCGGCGGTCAATCCCTGATCTTCTATCTGAGTGGAAAATAAACTTCGATATCCTCCCCTCAAAAACAGCAGGTCGTTGAACCCATATTCAACTCCCAGATCTATACTTTCAGAGTTGTCGCTGGGATGTTTGGCATCAATGGCTAACTCAACTTTATGGCTTTCAATATCAAGAGCATCCATGGCAACCCCTACTTTAAACAGCAGAGGCATTGGCCAGGAATCGGTACCGAG
The nucleotide sequence above comes from Gracilimonas sp.. Encoded proteins:
- a CDS encoding alpha-amylase family glycosyl hydrolase → MMNKILKFTIAALALWAMGCSSYIDAPKDSQIIGQASPISLEFDKTTIITADYFISPSLIDSVVVPASLSAVLSQDREEVVLSGSLDNPLGVMTFWVDGYGYDILLKKSNKQEVTITFDPEGKQYETVQLKGEMNNWNPAAAPFTKENGIWKTTMLVNEGVYQYILMLDGKETPDPANPNTVSNGMGGTNSVLTVGDVEAEKPMLETYDHSEPVVYLKTPATENTIIFWENFQLETRYKDNILSFEIPANAQRMERSHIRAWTYENGRLSNDVLIPLSYGKVIRDTGELTRHDNHNWNMYFVLIDRFKDGNPANTRKVDDPQIHPKANYYGGDFAGITQTIQSGYFQDIGVNTLWLSPITQNPEDAYGLWDKGGVTTTFSGYHGYWPVSSSKVDDRFGTEEEFRELLDVAHQNGMNVILDYVANHVHELHPVYQRNPDWATELYLPDGRLNTELWDEQRLTTWFDTFMPTLDFSREEVIETMTDSALYWVKDFELDGFRHDATKHIQLEFWRTLTRKIKDSVTIPTGRQIFQIGETYGSRELIASYINSGMLDAQFDFSLYDAGLNTFGQGNSFEGLETQLQESFNYYGYHNLMGYISGNHDKTRFITLTSGEVSWSEDGKLAGWTREIEDPQAFAYDRLSMFHAFNQTIPGIPVTYQGDEYGQPGANDPDNRRWMEFEEDELSSQELRNRSVYSTLTDLRNTEMTLTYGDFRFHTVTENTLAYSRAYFEEQVIAAFNKSDQQQIVEVLLRDEFDYSNLEAQFGNDFVIEDGVLKVTLPSNSFEILTL
- a CDS encoding T9SS type A sorting domain-containing protein, whose amino-acid sequence is MKKVTTLFSAVLFALLGFVNVQAQDALIISEYVEGSSNNKALELFNASGDTLTLDDYQIAQSVNGGGWEYYHTFPTGASLAPYQTYVLANSSIDSALYDTSMANEVLSFPSVVHHNGDDARAVIHISGTDTTIIDVFGDPDNDPGSGWDVAGVSNGTQNHTLVRKSNVFSGNTTALASFGTDAASSEWIVKDENDFSDLGMHTFGYEITFQADMNDIIDSAAFVPGEDFVTIPGSMSAWDTAADTLTDSDEDGIYTKALILSPGDYAYKFHIYSNSGRINGGYESRGDNRTFTVSMDSTLGAEEPEFDYDDLNNATFGEVELFFQVDMSIQELNGNFDPQTESVSVTGAFEADWSAGVYNLTESQTEGIYEGSVTFSTDKPIPSTYAYKFTIVNDDESVTWESGDNKMITVTEEGLFEGRYLAQNAPDGNIPYFDGITPNDVFSEDTDVVFEVDLRAAYYHLADSSALPADVQAGGGQDSTINFLSGNGPLLAGGWEDWGPVLGGAEDLKFNDSGEGNDAVAGDSLWTLTKSFVAGDARVGAFKLGINGYDNEAGFGADHNVRIGGSKVEVVFGGFVRGDSVYDDLYDEYILATTEGPVVVRRGGKGDNDVVVSNENEDITTTPEEFSLSQNYPNPFNPTTNINFTLPSATQVTLTVYNILGQQVAQLVNGRMTAGQHTVQFDASKLASGMYLYRIEAGTFTQNKKMMLIK
- a CDS encoding alpha-amylase family glycosyl hydrolase; the protein is MKYLKSISLLLVFLLTQSISVAQNTIDVTFRYYSNDDAVRAFVPGEFNNWGNNSSGRISTTDGSLMQEDQANGFWYKTISLTVGGGTSTYEGQSGYAYKFHEQYNASGSEWQWFTDPLNDIAIGNNNDSFIEVTTPLIFQLQPSNNQIVGEEDEIWATVASTDSDPIDLNASEFIVNGNSVSSFAGNYDTDRQLFSITDLSTASLTVGENTIKLVAVTESGATRTDSVTFAYLPDVSPEKADRPQGLQDGISYSQDGTSATLSLFAPGKDYVFVLGNFNEWKVNEDFLMKKDSLNPDSVWHWIEITGLTPGEEYGMQYLVDGELRISDPYSELVLDPFNDQYIPESTFPNLLAYPSDKTQGWVTVLQPGRDEYQWEATDYQRPKKTELVIYELLVRDFLSTKNFQTLTDTLDYLENLGVNAIELMPVSEFDGNLSWGYNPNHHLALDKFYGTPTAFKKFVDEAHKRDMAVILDVVMNHATGANPLYQLYGNDDEYYFNSQPRHASNVFNDFDHSYSATQYYTKRMIEHWINEYKIDGFRWDLTKGFTQNCTESNGSCTSAYQQDRVDLLKKYADYQWAADPDFIVIFEHLGTENEEKEWANYRVHEGKGVMLWGNMNFAYGEASMGYNENGKSNLFGVLSESRSTFQQRHLVGYMESHDEQWLMLKKKKFGNSSGNYDIKDLGTALARQKLVGAFFFPMPGPKMMWQFGELGYGWGEDECLKPGGGSNGDCLASDPGRVSEKPIRWNYYDDNERLKVYKTWSSLINLRKSSPVFTNPDASSYKLSEAIKIYVLQHEDSDALVVGNFGVTEADAEVTFPASGEWYNFFEGTSITVGDPNMTFTLTPGEFRIYTTSQFETPEEGLLTSAETASGNDLPDSFRLKQNYPNPFNPTTTIAFDVAKTGVVKLEVFDVLGRKVTELVNGRKAAGSYSVSFNADNLGSGMYIYRLQAGDEVFTQKMMLVK
- a CDS encoding LacI family DNA-binding transcriptional regulator; the protein is MPATIYDIAKKAGVSIATVSRVFNNSANVSDKAKKKVLAVADEMGYHPQAFAQGLASRKNNTVMIVVPVISNYFFMEVLGGIQDKLSEENYELSIFNISPNKDIQEQVEHVLKRRWAEGYLFISIHLNDKDWSKLQKYNVPITLVDEHYEGFDSVSVDNAQGAYRAAKSLFKKGYERVAMLSALETSQPIKDRIVGYKKALDEFGIAFDKNLVITGDTMYRDGFTERAGYEAMIKILTMDPMPEACFCASDIQAVGALKAMQDTGKQIPIIGYDDIELAEYMGLSTIRQPMRDMGFFATQNLIERMNKPDKAISQTIYTPELITRTSTEVNGKKIDA